The genomic stretch ATTCGAACATAGTAACCGAAAACTCATTTGATCAATCGGAAGAATCCATCTGATCTCTTCCAGGGAAGCTTCAGTAAAGTCGGTTACCGGTTAACGCAAGATCTTGATAATCCATGTTACCGGGTTAACTCAATCCGTGTTAACTCCACCCTGCGCATCTCACTGCGAATGAGAATGCCGCTGGACAGATGATTAATACGCAAGAGTTATTGGATTCCGGTATGTCTTGAAGAGCTTCGGATTTTAAACCTTGGAGATGTCTAATGCGTGTACTTGAACGATTGTCAGGAGAAAACCCTAAAGGGCTCAGGTACGTTACATAGAACCTGCTATCAGGAACTTAAAAAAGGTACCTTCAATAAGAGTGAGATATACATATAGTCCGGTGAGCAGTAAAGCTATTGCGCTGCACGATACAAGCTGAAGTGCTTTACCTTTGTGTTTTGCGACTAGAGGGCGATTTACAAGCCAGATCACTACAAACAGGGATAATATCGAAATTGCATAAACAGCATGCAGCGCGATGCCTGTGAAGTCAAAGAACACCTCAATCGCGACCAGTAGCATTCGTAAAATCAGCGCTCCGAAAAATATTAATGCGTTCTTTCTGAATTGTGTACTCATGCTGCTGTTACCCCCTTAGAATAATTATGTGGATTCCAGGCTGCATTCGTCAATACATTGCATGAGGTCAAGATCCCGCAATATTTGAACATTGACGATTGTCTTTATAATATCATATTTCATTACTATGAAATACAATATGAACGGAGAAATGATATGATAAGAACTGTTCTCCTTATATGCGCACTCATTCTGTTCGCTCATCCCCTGTATGCGGATCACGCCTTCATCTGGAATTACGATGATGATGATGTTTTCTACTGCAGTGAATACGGCGGGAGTATAGACTGCTCCTACTGGATTGAACAGACTCTTACCTGCAATGGTCATACCTTTACCACGAATACCGCACTTCCCTCCGATCTTTCCTCGTACGATGTTGTATTCGTTCTAACCGGATGGTACCGGTGTTGAGGGGACAACGCGACAATTGCTCAGGCTGAGCAAAATATCCTCATTGACTACCTTAACAACGGAAATGGTCTCTATGTCGAAGGGGCCGACTTTGGATACAGCAACAATAGCTCTACCCTGTACGGTATGCTTGGCAGCAGCTACGATGGCGACGGAGCATCATCCGGAAATGTCCAGCACATCTCGGGTCTTTCAGGAACCATAGTCGATGGGTTATCTCTTGATTACCTGTACAACGCCGGACCGGATTATTATGTGGATATCATCTCAGCGAACGGAGGAACTCTCCTGTTTGAATCACAGGATTCAAAGGGCAGAGTTGTCAGCTACAGTGGCCCTTCGAACAATTACAGAACAATCAATTCGGCTGTTGTTTTTGGAGCTCTTCGGGATGGAACCAGCAGCAAGAATGAACTAATGGGCATTTATATGGATTATCTTACCGGCACTATTACAGGGATTGAAGGCGATGATCCGGAACGCAGAACGTTACTCTCCTTTCAGAACCCATGCTATGGCTCGATTAACATCAATCTCTCGCTTCCCTCTTCCGGGAATGTGAGTATTGCCATTTACGACACAGCGGGGCATCTTGTCGCTGAGATTTCGGAGGGCTGCCTTACAGAAGGTGAGCATAATATCGTATGGAACGGATCGGATGGCAGGCAGATGGAAACGGGTACTTACCTGCTTCTGATTCAGACCGAAGAATATCAGATATCACGCAAACTGCTTGTTCTATGATATTTAAATAAGAGAGTAATGAACGGGGGCTCGATGCCCCCGTTTTTTTCGTGTTGTTTATTCAGCTTCCAGGAGTCTGGCTACAGTAGAAGACAGCATTTCACCTATTTCAGGATTCGCTCCCACTTCAACGAAAGCTATGTTACCTTCCTTATCGATAACGTAGAGTGTGGGAATTCCAGAAACCTTGTAATCCGCGGCCACATCATCACCTTCAAGAAGAAGACCGTACGAAAAATCGTTTTCATCCATGAATGTACCGGGATCTGCCCTTTCCCAGATATTTACACCGAACACGTGTACCTGCTCCTCCGGATACTTCTCATATATCGCCTGAATCTCAGGCATTACGACTATGCAGGGGGCGCACCATGTTGCCCAGAAATCCAGTAAAACGATACTGCCTTTCATATCCTCAAGAGATATGGTGTTTCCATAGCGATCTGTGAGAGTCCACAGTGGCGCAATTGTGCCAACGGTAAGGAAGGCGCTGTATAGTTCTACCTTTGTGCCCTCGTGGGGGGTAATAGTGAAGACAGTGTCAGATATTTCAGGCGTGACATCAAGATCGTATACTTCCAGAACCCTGGATGATTCATTACCTTCACGATCGGTCATCATGCGCTCTACACGTCTGGGAATGTGATCATCAATTCCAAAGGACCACCTGGCCTTCTGCCCCCCTGGATAGGTAATCATGTAGGTTTGACACGCAACCGAGCCAACTGTATCCACACCTTCCTCCGGAACTGACTGCGATGCTATCTCATCAGAAAAAGGATTATCGAGGAAGTACTCGTTCAGCAATGCGTAAGCCGCAGGCCCCATGAGGTTGGCAGCTCCCTCTTCCAGGGAACCCTTTTCAAGATAACTATCGCTCGGGTTGTACGCATAAGCTGAGTCGATACCGGTTATTCTTATCATGGTCAATTCTGCGCCGATGCTGTCGTAAGGTGTTGAATCCTGCCCCATTTCAACTCTGAGCAGTGGGGCTTCCATCTCATCAGACAATCTACCTGTCAGTTTTCCCGTCAGGTGAGGCATATCCGAATATAAGCCCGTCCCGTATACCCTGAAGCTGTACGAACAGCTGCTGATGGATTCGCAAGCGCTGTCCGCAAGCACGAAGGCGGAGTGTTCAACAACCTCCGTTGTATCTGCTACAGCCTGCGGCTCTTCACGAGTCTCACCGCAGGATACCAGTAACCCGCATGCAATGAGAACAGAAAACAGCACGGATAGTATTCTTTTGTTCATTGGTAACCTCTTAACCCTGTAAAAAGTGTGCATTTGACGAAGCAGATTCATCGTCAGAGTGAATCCGGATACTTCCAATAACCGGTAAAATCATCCTTATAATCCTCAGGCAGGAATTCGCCTGTTTCCGGTACCTGACTGTACGTTCCCTTGTACTTCTTTTCCCTTATTATTTCAAGAACCTCAATCAGGCGGTCAATGTCTTCGCGGTTACTGTAGCATCCGAAGCTCATCCTTACCATGCCGGGCATATACCTTCTGTCTCCGGCGATACAGTGTTTCCTTCTGAAAGCCAGGTCTTCTTCTTTTAAGTTTCTCAGGCTTACAACGTATGGATGCGCGCAGAAACATCCGTTTCTTACGCCTATTCCGCCTTCGTAACCCGCAATCGAGGCAACAAGAGCATGATCTGTCTCGTCAAGATTGAATGGAATGACTCCAACTTTTTCTGATGCTCTGGAAGGGTTTGTTTCACCGTAGACCGTAAGACCGTTCATGGAACCAAGTTTTTCAAGAGCGTACGCGGTTAATTTTCTCTCATGCTCCGCAATACTGTCCATTCCCTTTTTCATGAGAGTCTCAGCGGCTATTGCCATTGCAATGGCTCCCATGACATTGGGACTTCCCGCTTCGTCTCTGTCAGGCAGGTCAGCCCAGTATATTTCTTCCGTAGTGACAATGCGCACCGTACCTCCGCCGCAATAGTCTGGTGGACTGTCAAGAAACTCTGACCTCGGGCCGATAAGGGCACCCGTTCCATACGGGGCGTACATCTTATGCCCCGCGATAGCGATGAAATCCAGATGGCCGGGATCGTCATCAGGTTTCATATCGATTTCCCTGTGTGGAGCAAGCTGTGCTGCATCGATCATAATTCTTGCGCCTGCGTTATGAACCTTCTCTGCAAGGTGGTGAATCGGTTGAATGTATCCTGTAACGTTGGAGGCTCCGGTTATTGCCACAAGGGCTATTTTCCCTTTATGCTCCCGCAGAAGTGAATCGAAATGATCTTCATCTAACCGCCCGTCTCTTGTTGTCCGTACATGGACTGTTCTGAAATTGTGTCTCCAGGGCAGGTCGTTGGAATGGTGTTCCATGCGCGTAGTAATAACAACGTGATCTCCTGAACATCTCAGGCGGTGAGCAAGTTTGTTGATTGCTTCAGTGGCGTTTTTTACAAAAATCACCGTATTCGTGCTGAGATCCGCCCCCACGAACTCAGCTATTATCTTGTGAGCCCTGTCGTAGGCTTCTGTACAAAGCCTCGATTTGAAGCCGGTTCCCCTGTGAACACTCGAATAGTAAGGCGCAAGCGCGTTAATGCCATCTACAACATTTACCAGTGGTGGTGTACTGGCAGCGTTGTCCAGGTTGACGTAACGTACATGCCTGCCATCAAGAAGTGGTACTTCTTTATCGATACCATAGATACAATCTCGCATTTTTTCTCCGTTTAAATTGTTGAAACAGTTAGAATGTCATGGAATTATAATCCTTCTCCCCAGGCAAGTCCTGTTATATTACCTTCATGGGTTTCAAATGTATCTGAAATAACACATATCTCCCTGTCGGAATCGTTCGGTATATTCGATTCATACCGGCATTTTGAGAAAACAAACAAAGTGGCTGCAAGCACAATCCCTGGTAGTTTCACAATATTCTCCGATGATCCGGCAATTTCACACCGTGTATTGAACCTTGAAGAACATCTTCTATCCGAATATTGAAATCAGCGTAATATAATGTATATTAGTTACTATTCATCAAGAACGCCATTCTACTTATTCTTTTAGGAGTGAACTGATGCAGCTGGAACAGCTCACTGGCCTTGAGCATTCAAATGGTACCATTTCGGACCCATACCGCATTTATGATTAACCTCAACAGATTCATGTCGAAACCCATGGAAAGAAACCAGTACAGATTGGAACAACATGCCGGATAAACTGAGAAGCAGAGAAGATATCCCATCCGAAGCGAAATGGAACGTGGAAGCTATTTACGATTCCGATCACGAATGGGAAAAAGACTTCAGAAAAACAGCCATCTTCAGCGAGGATATGATGAAATGGGCCGGCAAACTCGATGAATCTCCCGGAACCCTTGAAGCCGCGATTAAAGAAATGCTTTCTCAACACAGACTTATTGAAAAACTCTTCGTCTATGCCAGTATGAAGAAGGACGAAGACCTGGGAAATTCCAAATACAGCGGAATGGCTTCCAGAATCATGAGCAGGCTCGTTGAAGTTAACGCCGCTCACTCCTTCTTCACTCCCGAACTCCTGCTGATCCCCGAGGATACAATGAATTCATGGCTGGAGACAATCGAACTGAAGCCATACAGGACATTGCTTCAGGATATACTCAGGTACCGATCCCATACTCTATCGAAGAAAGAAGAAGAACTTCTCGCAAAGACCAGCGAAATCGTCAGTGGTTTCAGTTCGGTCTTCGGTAAGCTAAGCAACGTTGACATGCCGGCAAGGTACCCTGAGATCAAGAATGAGAACGGGAAGAGCGTCAAGCTTACAAACGGCAACTATAGCGCGTTTCTTCAGAAAAAGGATAGAAGGGTCAGAAAAGATGCTTTCCTTGGTTTCTACGGAGAAGTTAAGGGAAATGTGGCGACAAAAGCCGCCCTTATCGAGGGACAGGTTAAATCGGATATCTTCAGAGCAAGAGCGAAGAAGTACAATTCAGCGCTTGAGGCCTCCCTTTTCAACGATATAGTAAATGTTTCCGTATACGATTCCCTTATCAAATCAGTCCATGATAATCTGCCGGTGCTGCACAGGTATTTCCAGCTCCGTAAGAATGTTCTGGGCCTTGATTCAACACATATGTACGATGTTAATGTTCCCATTGTGCCCGAATCCAAGGCGGATTACAACTGGGACGAAGCTGTTGACCTTACCCTCGAGGCCGTTGCTCCCCTTGGCAGTGAATATGTCGATGCCCTGACTCAGGGCTTCCAGAACAGATGGGTGGACAGATACGAGAACAAAGGAAAAAGATCAGGAGCATATTCCGGAGGATCTTACGATTCGTATCCTTACATACTTCACAACTTCAATGGCACACTTCAAAGTGTATTCACTCTTGCCCATGAAGCCGGACACTCAATGCACAGCCTTCTCTCGAGGAAATCGCAGCCCTATCACATGTCCGACTACAAGATATTAGTAGCCGAAGTAGCGTCAACTACAAATGAAATGCTGCTTATAGACCTGCTTCTCAGAAGAATGAACGACGATACAGAGATAACCTATCTTCTTGATCATCTTCTCAGTAAATTCAGGTCTACTCTTATAAGACAGACGATGTTCGCAGAGTATGAAAAACTGATACACGAACATGTTGAATCAGGTAACCCGCTTACTCCTGATTATCTAAGCGGTACATACTACGATCTCGTAAAACTATATCATGGAGACGGCTTCGCGTGGAACAATGAAGATGATCTCATCGCAACCGAATGGTCAAGAATACCCCACCTGTATTACAACTTCTATGTATATAAATACGCAACAGGGCTCTCAGCGGCTGTCGACATCTCCTCAATGATTCTTGCCGGCAAACCCGGGGCAGTTGATAATTACATTGAATTTTTAAAGGGCGGATCATCCAAGCCACCGCTTGAACTCCTCAAAGGAACGGGTGTGGACCTTTCAACTCCCGAACCGGTGAATTATGCCCTTTCAAAAATGAAGGATACACTCGGGGAACTGGAGAAATTACTGGAGTAACACCCCGGTCCCTGTCTCATTTTTGTTACTCTCAGTTCAGGAACATCTCCAAAGCGGCTTCCAGTTCTTCTGTGTTGACCCAGGTGTCGAAGCAGGGACCATTGCGCCATTCGTTAAGAACACCCACAGTTGTTATGGGGTGCACATCCAGAATTCCCAGGGAAAGATCTACGGGACAGGCTACAGCTACAATAAGTGAAGGCCCGGTTTTTTCCACTATCCTTCTTGCTGAAGTACCTCCGGACGCGATAGCGAAATGTGTTCCGAAACGGTCTTTAATGTCCAGAAGTTTCCCGATGGGGCATTTTCCGCATCTTCTGCATGAATCGGGATTGAAGGTAAGCCTGATGGGACATTCGTGGTTCTGAAGGCAGTGTGGCACAAGAATCAAAGTTTTTCCCGGGCTGTATTCCTTTTCTTTTTCAGAGAACGCCTTCCGGTTGTTCATTGCCACCACCATCTTCTCCGGAGTATGCGGCGTAAATGCATGAATCGATTGAAAAGCTTTGAGTGTCCAGAAGGACAGTCTCAGGAGTATCGGATTGCCCGATATTCCTTTTTCATAGAGCGTTCCGTAAACCTGGAATGCTGCGATTGTGACAATTCCCGCCAAAAGTGAAATCGTAGATCCAGCTCCCGCGGAAAGAAGCAGAAGGAATAAAATCAGAGACGGAGCAATAGAAAAAAGAAGAAGCCCCGTATGATACAGTAGTCCAGCCTTCTTAAGTTCTTCCAAGCCTGTCACCGGTTTTCATTCTGGCACCCCGGAGATATTCATCCACACTCATAACTCTTTTTGAGGCAGGCTGAATCCTGCAGATTTCCAGAGATGCCTCTCCCCCGCACCCTACGAGGAAAATGCCGTCTCTGATAACTATCTCACCGGGATCCGCGCTGTATCCAGATACCTTCGCGGCTGATATCTTCATGGTTTTCCCGGAGTATGCAGTCCTTGCTCCGGGAGAGGGCTGAAAAGCCCTTACCTTCCTCTCAAGGTATTCAGCAGGCATGTTCCAATCCAGCCAGGTTTCATCTGTTGTGATTTTCTCGGCGTAAATCGCTTCACCTGTCTGGCTCCGGTAAATCAGCTTTCCACCGGAATACCCATCGATAACGGATAGAATTTTCTCCGCGGCTTTCACTGAAAGCCTTTCCTCAAGTGAACCTGAGGTGTCGTCCGAAAGAATTTTTTCCGGGTAGACAGCTATCACGGGTCCCGTATCCCATCCGCTGTCAGTAAGCATGAACGAGATACCTGTCTCCTCCCTGCCATCGAGTATTGCTCTTGCTATAGGGGCGGCTCCCCTGTATTCAGGCAGAAGGGAAGGATGGATGTTGATCACGCCAAGCGGAGATAATTCCAGAAGTTTCTCCGGAAGCCAGCCACCGTAAGCGGCCGACACCATTACATCCGGTTCCAACGACCTCAGGTTTTCGATAAAACTCCCGGTCAGCTTCTCAGGCTGATGGATTACAAGCTGCTCCTCATTGGCATACTTACTTACGGGAGGCTGACGCAATATTTTGCCCCTGCCCGCAGGTCTTGCTGGCCTTGAAACAACACACGGAATTTCATGCTCCGATTCAATCAGTTTTTTCAGGCATGGCAGAGCGAAAGAAGAAGTCCCGAAAAAAATGATTCTCATCAGAGAATCCTGCTGTCCTGACCGTGCTCCCGTTTGATCTCCGCCAGTTTTTTCCTGATCAGCCGCTTCCTGATGGGGCTGAGCTTATCAACGAACAGAATACCGTTAAGGTGGTCGGTCTCGTGCTGAACAGCCCGTGCCGCGTAATCATCAAGATCAAGAGAGAAACGCTCTCCGGAAAGATCGCACGCAGTAACTGTTGTTTTGTAAGGTCTTCTGATCAACTCAAATATATCGGGGATACTCAGGCATCCCTCCTCATCCTTACAAAGAGGCCCCGATGTCGTGACCTCCGGGTTGATGAATACTGAATGACCTCTCAAATTGAGTTCTTCGGAATTGAGTATGAATACCCTTACATTTTCTCCCGCCTGCGGGGCTGCGAGACCGAGACCTCTTTTCGTTCTCAATATCTCGAGCATGTCCGAAAGCAGGGATTGAAGAAAATCCTTCTCCGAAGATATGTCAATATCCCTGGATTTGTTTCTCAGTATTTTCGAACCGTAATACTGAAGTTTTCTTACTGACATGTTTCACTTTCTCATAAATGCTAAAATCGCGGGACGGCTATTTAGATACTTCTTCGCCGGCTGTCTCAATCTGAAGAGAGCCTCTGTCTACGTCGATCTTGACTCCGTCGGCGATTCTTACCGTAACAACATCATCACCTTTGAGATTAGTTATGACACCGTGTATGCCACCGCTCGTTACTACCCTGTCATCCTTTTTCAGTGCACCGCGCATTTGCTTTAGCATCTTGGCCTGCTTCTGCTGAGGACGAATCATCAGGAAGTAGAATATCGCTATAATGGCGATCATGGGAAGAAAACTCATGATCCCCCCTCCGCCCATGCATGACTGGGCCTGTGCTTCTTCAGCGGCTGCGCCGCCTTCAGTGGTTGTTGTTGTGGTGGTGGTTTCAACCACTTCTGTACCGGTCAGTCCGGGATCTGTTCTGGATTCACTCTGTGCGATTGCTATACCGGTTAAAATCATCATGATTATCAACAGTTTTTTCATTCTATCTCCCTGTCAGGATCGAGGTTTTGGAATACCGGATCTCATACCTAACCAGCTTCCGGCAACACCTGCGGAAGCTCCCAGAATGAGAACCAGCATTATCCATTTTCCGGGTAAAAATTCATGGGGCACACTGGACGATAACATCAAGGAAACTGCCCTTGTTAACAACAGACTGCCGGTAGACCCGGCAATACCTGTAATCAGTCCCTCACCAAGGAACGGCATTCTGACAAACCATCCCGGTGCTCCTACTATACTCATTATTTGAACTGTTAGCGCCCTCTTCGCAACGGCAAGTCTTACTGTGTTAGCCACAACAAGTGAAAGGCTCGCCGCAAGAACAATCCCGGCGAGCAATACCAGCTTTCCAAGGATATCTACCGCGCTCGTTAAACCGGGCAGGTACTCCTTACCGTAAACCACATCCTCTACACCATCCATCCCGGATACAGCTCTGGCAAGGCTCCCAACCTTTTCAGAAGTTCTGTAATCATGATGAAGAGCGATCTGGATAGAGGCCGGAAGATGGAATTGGGGACCTAAGAGTGTAAGAAGGTCGGCCTGCTCAGGCAGATCAGCTCTGAAAACAGCTTCCGCCTCCGAAGGGGATACGTAGTAAACCGATCTCACACCCTCCAGTTCGGATATGATATCAGCAAGAGTAACCGCTTCAACTTCGGTAATGTTATCCGAAAGAAAGACTTCTATTCCAACGTTTTCCTGTTCGTTCTGAAGCACTGTTTCCATATTCCAGGATACTACCAGAAAAATGTCAAAAACCATGAAAGACAGGCTTACCATAAGGAGTGTTATCAGAAATGAACCCAGCTTCCCCCAAATGTTCAACAACCCCTCGCGAATTACATTCTTAATAAGATGAATCATAATTGTCTGTACCCGTCCCAGGAATTGGGATTTGCCAGATGTCCCCTGTCAAGGTAGAGAAACCTTGCGGTTCCGGCGGGCACCTGCCGCGGATCATGAGTGGCAAGAATAACCGCGGTACCCGACCTGTTTATCTCGATCAGCAGGTCAATTACCCTTCGTGAAACTTCCGGATCAAGGTTTCCGGTCGGTTCGTCAGCAAGGAGTATTACAGGATGCGCTACCATGGCCCTTGCAATGGCCACTCTCTGCTGCTCTCCGCCGGAAAGCTCATGTGGATACGAACCTCTTCTGTGATTAAGCTCCATCTCTGACAAAAGGGAGAATACCCTCCTTCGCGCAGCCTTCGGTGAAGTCCCGGCAACCTGAAGTGGCAAAGCAACGTTATCGAATACGGTTCTATCCGGAAGAAGCCGGAAATCCTGGAATACAATACCAAGTTTCCGTCTGAGAAGAGGAAGATCACTTCTTCTTATCCGGTCGGAACTGAATCCGGCTACCTCAACCGTGCCTGAGCTTGGAAGATCTCCCATCCATATCTGTCTGAAAAGAGTAGTTTTGCCTGCGCCGCTGGGTCCTGATATTATCAGGAATTCTCCCTGTTCAATCTGAATGTTGATATTCTCGAGGGCTGGCCACTCGCTGTAAAACCTGCTGACATTCTGGAAGGTGATTATCATTAGCCCTCCATTCCGACTATTCTGAAGTAGTTCTGTCTATCCTTTCTGGAAACCTGACTCCCGCGTGGAACCTCAAGCACTTCAACCGAAATCTTCGAACCATCAGGATTCACAATTTCAAACAAATCGCCTTTGTTAACAAAACGGGATGATTTTACTGCAATATCACCTGTGGTTACATAACCGCCTTTGCATGCCTTGCCGGCAACCGATCTGGTCTTGAA from Candidatus Aegiribacteria sp. encodes the following:
- a CDS encoding T9SS type A sorting domain-containing protein — protein: MLGSSYDGDGASSGNVQHISGLSGTIVDGLSLDYLYNAGPDYYVDIISANGGTLLFESQDSKGRVVSYSGPSNNYRTINSAVVFGALRDGTSSKNELMGIYMDYLTGTITGIEGDDPERRTLLSFQNPCYGSININLSLPSSGNVSIAIYDTAGHLVAEISEGCLTEGEHNIVWNGSDGRQMETGTYLLLIQTEEYQISRKLLVL
- a CDS encoding TlpA family protein disulfide reductase; translated protein: MNKRILSVLFSVLIACGLLVSCGETREEPQAVADTTEVVEHSAFVLADSACESISSCSYSFRVYGTGLYSDMPHLTGKLTGRLSDEMEAPLLRVEMGQDSTPYDSIGAELTMIRITGIDSAYAYNPSDSYLEKGSLEEGAANLMGPAAYALLNEYFLDNPFSDEIASQSVPEEGVDTVGSVACQTYMITYPGGQKARWSFGIDDHIPRRVERMMTDREGNESSRVLEVYDLDVTPEISDTVFTITPHEGTKVELYSAFLTVGTIAPLWTLTDRYGNTISLEDMKGSIVLLDFWATWCAPCIVVMPEIQAIYEKYPEEQVHVFGVNIWERADPGTFMDENDFSYGLLLEGDDVAADYKVSGIPTLYVIDKEGNIAFVEVGANPEIGEMLSSTVARLLEAE
- a CDS encoding aminotransferase class V-fold PLP-dependent enzyme, with translation MRDCIYGIDKEVPLLDGRHVRYVNLDNAASTPPLVNVVDGINALAPYYSSVHRGTGFKSRLCTEAYDRAHKIIAEFVGADLSTNTVIFVKNATEAINKLAHRLRCSGDHVVITTRMEHHSNDLPWRHNFRTVHVRTTRDGRLDEDHFDSLLREHKGKIALVAITGASNVTGYIQPIHHLAEKVHNAGARIMIDAAQLAPHREIDMKPDDDPGHLDFIAIAGHKMYAPYGTGALIGPRSEFLDSPPDYCGGGTVRIVTTEEIYWADLPDRDEAGSPNVMGAIAMAIAAETLMKKGMDSIAEHERKLTAYALEKLGSMNGLTVYGETNPSRASEKVGVIPFNLDETDHALVASIAGYEGGIGVRNGCFCAHPYVVSLRNLKEEDLAFRRKHCIAGDRRYMPGMVRMSFGCYSNREDIDRLIEVLEIIREKKYKGTYSQVPETGEFLPEDYKDDFTGYWKYPDSL
- the pepF gene encoding oligoendopeptidase F, with amino-acid sequence MPDKLRSREDIPSEAKWNVEAIYDSDHEWEKDFRKTAIFSEDMMKWAGKLDESPGTLEAAIKEMLSQHRLIEKLFVYASMKKDEDLGNSKYSGMASRIMSRLVEVNAAHSFFTPELLLIPEDTMNSWLETIELKPYRTLLQDILRYRSHTLSKKEEELLAKTSEIVSGFSSVFGKLSNVDMPARYPEIKNENGKSVKLTNGNYSAFLQKKDRRVRKDAFLGFYGEVKGNVATKAALIEGQVKSDIFRARAKKYNSALEASLFNDIVNVSVYDSLIKSVHDNLPVLHRYFQLRKNVLGLDSTHMYDVNVPIVPESKADYNWDEAVDLTLEAVAPLGSEYVDALTQGFQNRWVDRYENKGKRSGAYSGGSYDSYPYILHNFNGTLQSVFTLAHEAGHSMHSLLSRKSQPYHMSDYKILVAEVASTTNEMLLIDLLLRRMNDDTEITYLLDHLLSKFRSTLIRQTMFAEYEKLIHEHVESGNPLTPDYLSGTYYDLVKLYHGDGFAWNNEDDLIATEWSRIPHLYYNFYVYKYATGLSAAVDISSMILAGKPGAVDNYIEFLKGGSSKPPLELLKGTGVDLSTPEPVNYALSKMKDTLGELEKLLE
- a CDS encoding DUF116 domain-containing protein, with amino-acid sequence MVVAMNNRKAFSEKEKEYSPGKTLILVPHCLQNHECPIRLTFNPDSCRRCGKCPIGKLLDIKDRFGTHFAIASGGTSARRIVEKTGPSLIVAVACPVDLSLGILDVHPITTVGVLNEWRNGPCFDTWVNTEELEAALEMFLN
- the fmt gene encoding methionyl-tRNA formyltransferase, yielding MRIIFFGTSSFALPCLKKLIESEHEIPCVVSRPARPAGRGKILRQPPVSKYANEEQLVIHQPEKLTGSFIENLRSLEPDVMVSAAYGGWLPEKLLELSPLGVINIHPSLLPEYRGAAPIARAILDGREETGISFMLTDSGWDTGPVIAVYPEKILSDDTSGSLEERLSVKAAEKILSVIDGYSGGKLIYRSQTGEAIYAEKITTDETWLDWNMPAEYLERKVRAFQPSPGARTAYSGKTMKISAAKVSGYSADPGEIVIRDGIFLVGCGGEASLEICRIQPASKRVMSVDEYLRGARMKTGDRLGRT
- the def gene encoding peptide deformylase, producing MSVRKLQYYGSKILRNKSRDIDISSEKDFLQSLLSDMLEILRTKRGLGLAAPQAGENVRVFILNSEELNLRGHSVFINPEVTTSGPLCKDEEGCLSIPDIFELIRRPYKTTVTACDLSGERFSLDLDDYAARAVQHETDHLNGILFVDKLSPIRKRLIRKKLAEIKREHGQDSRIL
- the yajC gene encoding preprotein translocase subunit YajC; protein product: MGGGGIMSFLPMIAIIAIFYFLMIRPQQKQAKMLKQMRGALKKDDRVVTSGGIHGVITNLKGDDVVTVRIADGVKIDVDRGSLQIETAGEEVSK
- a CDS encoding permease-like cell division protein FtsX → MIHLIKNVIREGLLNIWGKLGSFLITLLMVSLSFMVFDIFLVVSWNMETVLQNEQENVGIEVFLSDNITEVEAVTLADIISELEGVRSVYYVSPSEAEAVFRADLPEQADLLTLLGPQFHLPASIQIALHHDYRTSEKVGSLARAVSGMDGVEDVVYGKEYLPGLTSAVDILGKLVLLAGIVLAASLSLVVANTVRLAVAKRALTVQIMSIVGAPGWFVRMPFLGEGLITGIAGSTGSLLLTRAVSLMLSSSVPHEFLPGKWIMLVLILGASAGVAGSWLGMRSGIPKPRS
- a CDS encoding ATP-binding cassette domain-containing protein; protein product: MITFQNVSRFYSEWPALENINIQIEQGEFLIISGPSGAGKTTLFRQIWMGDLPSSGTVEVAGFSSDRIRRSDLPLLRRKLGIVFQDFRLLPDRTVFDNVALPLQVAGTSPKAARRRVFSLLSEMELNHRRGSYPHELSGGEQQRVAIARAMVAHPVILLADEPTGNLDPEVSRRVIDLLIEINRSGTAVILATHDPRQVPAGTARFLYLDRGHLANPNSWDGYRQL